In Populus alba chromosome 1, ASM523922v2, whole genome shotgun sequence, a single window of DNA contains:
- the LOC118057001 gene encoding disease resistance protein RPS2-like has product MQFGCFVTNRRGGYELSLVSLETLHLDLLPDLRCIWEGLVVSNLTTLKVRKCDRLTHVFTINIIASLVQLEVLKISNCEELEQIIAKDNDDENDQILSGSDLQSSCFPNLCQLKIRGCNKLKSLFPVAMASGLKRLRSLDVRESSQLLGVFGQDNHASPANIEKEMVLPGLQLLSLEKLPSIVCFSHGCYDFLFPRLVMLLVRQCPKLTTRFATTSNRSMSAQSEVSQVIEDSSTGCSMPTTTSRMCTRNNGWWDEHEDEEEEKDEDGGGHDN; this is encoded by the exons ATGCAATTTGGATGTTTTGTAACTAATAGAAGAGGTGGCTATGAACTTTCACTTGTGAGTTTGGAAACATTACACTTGGATTTATTGCCAGACTTGAGGTGTATTTGGGAGGGTCTCGTGGTGAGCAATTTGACTACTTTGAAGGTGAGAAAGTGTGATAGACTGACACATGTATTCACAATCAACATCATTGCTAGTCTAGTCCAACTTGAAGTTCTAAAGATATCAAATTGTGAGGAATTGGAGCAAATCATTGCTaaggataatgatgatgaaaatgatcAGATATTGTCAGGAAGTGATCTCCAATCTTCTTGCTTCCCTAATTTGTGTCAACTTAAGATAAGAGGATGCAACAAGTTGAAGAGTCTCTTCCCGGTAGCCATGGCTTCAGGTCTCAAAAGGCTTCGATCACTTGACGTAAGAGAATCCTCTCAACTATTAGGAGTATTTGGGCAAGATAACCATGCTTCACCTGCCAACATTGAGAAGGAGATGGTTCTCCCTGGTCTGCAGTTGCTGAGTCTAGAAAAATTACCAAGTATTGTCTGTTTTAGTCATGGATGTTATGATTTCTTATTCCCTCGTTTGGTGATGTTGTTGGTGCGTCAATGTCCAAAGCTGACCACAAGATTTGCTACTACGTCAAATCGTTCAATGAGTGCTCAATCAGAG GTATCTCAAGTAATTGAGGATTCAAGCACTGGTTGCTCCATGCCAACCACCACTTCTAGAATGTGTACTCGAAATAATGGGTGGTGGGACGAGCACGAGGACGAGGAAGAGGAAAAAGATGAGGATGGAGGTGGTCATGATAATTAA